A window from Symbiopectobacterium purcellii encodes these proteins:
- a CDS encoding protease FtsH-inhibitory lysogeny factor CIII, producing MQYAFAGWPIAGRSETQLDRIINIIKAAAKWLKDTLNQRGEP from the coding sequence ATGCAATATGCCTTTGCAGGGTGGCCTATTGCTGGCCGCTCGGAAACACAGTTAGACCGAATTATTAACATCATTAAAGCCGCTGCTAAATGGCTTAAAGACACGTTAAACCAGCGAGGTGAGCCGTGA
- a CDS encoding ERF family protein, translating to METKKVYAAISAVAAELAERGISKEKKQGSQVTYAFRGIDDVYNALAPALVRNKLLILPRCTERTSCERTSKNGGALFYITVRAEFDFVSTEDGSIHTVVTYGEAMDTSDKATNKAMSIAYKYAAFQAFCIPTEETTIDPDAECHYVAPLRPDEILKNFTAQAVDCLSLAELQAAFEEVWRPLRGTPHQAAAKDVYDIRKSELKQAA from the coding sequence ATGGAGACAAAAAAGGTCTATGCCGCCATCAGCGCGGTCGCTGCTGAATTAGCTGAACGAGGCATTAGCAAAGAAAAAAAACAGGGAAGCCAGGTGACATACGCATTTCGGGGGATTGATGATGTGTATAACGCACTGGCTCCGGCCCTGGTAAGGAATAAATTGCTTATCCTGCCGCGCTGCACAGAACGCACTTCATGTGAGCGAACCAGTAAAAACGGCGGTGCATTGTTTTACATCACTGTTCGCGCTGAGTTTGATTTTGTCAGCACCGAAGACGGCAGCATTCACACTGTGGTTACCTATGGTGAGGCAATGGATACCAGCGACAAAGCCACTAACAAAGCCATGTCAATAGCCTACAAATACGCCGCGTTTCAGGCGTTCTGCATTCCAACGGAAGAGACCACTATCGATCCTGACGCTGAGTGCCACTATGTAGCTCCACTTAGGCCTGATGAAATTCTGAAGAACTTCACAGCGCAGGCTGTTGACTGCCTATCTCTGGCAGAGCTTCAGGCAGCCTTTGAAGAGGTGTGGCGGCCTTTACGCGGAACGCCTCATCAGGCCGCCGCAAAAGACGTATACGACATTCGCAAATCTGAACTGAAACAGGCGGCATAA